The Lentisphaera araneosa HTCC2155 DNA segment TTACTATACCTATAAGAAGAAAAAAGTTTTCTTAAGTTCAGCTTTGCCTTGGACAGAGAGTGGCTTTACCAAAAAAGATGCCGATCCGACTAGCTTGCCCGAAGAGCAGTTTGTGTACAAAGACCAAGAAGAGGGGCGTCTTTATTACCAATTTAAAAAGGCTTATCACTTTAACTTTTTTAGTTTACTTCCCGCCTTGGCAGCGATTGTACTCTGTTTTTTAACTCGTGAACCCATCGTTTCTTTAACGGTTGGCGCTGCCTGTGGTGCCATAATGATTGGCTCTTACCATTTTCCTGATTACACAGTTGCGATGCTCGCACAAAAAAGCCCCGCAAAAACTTTAGTCCTTTACCTTTGGTTACTTGGCGGACTCTTAGGTATTTGGCAACGCACGGGAGCATCTTTAGCGTTCGCCAATTTCATGACCGAAAAATTTGTCAAAGGACCGCGTTCAGCCAAATTAGTCGCATGGGGACTGGGAGTGGTCTTTTTCCAAGGTGGGACCATTTCTTCGGTCTTAGTCGGAACTTCAGTTAAGCCAGTGGCCGATAAAGAAAATATTTCCCACGAAGAACTTTCCTATATTGTCGATTCGACTTCCTCACCCATTGCCTCGCAATTAGCTTTTAATGCTTGGCCAGGCTATGTCCAAGCTTTCATCTACGTTCCTGGAGTCGCTTTTTTAGCTACGGAATTGGATCGTATTGATTTCTTTTTTAAATCAGTCCCCTTTTGTTTTTATGCCATATTTGCCGTTTTAGGAACTTTTATGCTCAGCATTGAGAAGCCTTGGTTTACCTCAAAACGACTCAAAGCAGCCATGAAACGTTCACGTGAAACGGGTGAGCTCGATGCTCCTGATGCGGAACCTTTGGGCGTCGATGAATTCAATAGTGTGGATATGCCTCAGGATTATAAACCCCATGTCAGTGAGTTTTTACTTCCTCTCTTCACTTTACTGGGAGTCGCGATAGGGACGTATATCGTTTACGATTCACCGGATATTCTTTTGGCATTTGGTTTGGCTTTCGCGCTTTCCATTATTATGGCCGTCTTGAAAGGCATGGAAATTCAAGAGACAATTAAAGCGGCAGTGGGAGGAATGAAGGGAGTGCTCGGCGGTTCCATTGTGCTGCTCATGGCCTTTGTCACTGGAGCGGTGAGCAAAGAAGTAGGGGCGGGCACTTATCTCGTAGAAGTCATTGGTGGCGACGTTTCCTATATGCTTTT contains these protein-coding regions:
- a CDS encoding Na+/H+ antiporter NhaC family protein, giving the protein MKKKTVLEAIFIVAFLLLAFGISKNSKPNVAIQEIKLQHELDENEQAYYTYKKKKVFLSSALPWTESGFTKKDADPTSLPEEQFVYKDQEEGRLYYQFKKAYHFNFFSLLPALAAIVLCFLTREPIVSLTVGAACGAIMIGSYHFPDYTVAMLAQKSPAKTLVLYLWLLGGLLGIWQRTGASLAFANFMTEKFVKGPRSAKLVAWGLGVVFFQGGTISSVLVGTSVKPVADKENISHEELSYIVDSTSSPIASQLAFNAWPGYVQAFIYVPGVAFLATELDRIDFFFKSVPFCFYAIFAVLGTFMLSIEKPWFTSKRLKAAMKRSRETGELDAPDAEPLGVDEFNSVDMPQDYKPHVSEFLLPLFTLLGVAIGTYIVYDSPDILLAFGLAFALSIIMAVLKGMEIQETIKAAVGGMKGVLGGSIVLLMAFVTGAVSKEVGAGTYLVEVIGGDVSYMLLPFILFIISIIIAFSTGSSWGTYAVVFPLAMPLAWAIANSGAIPAESAMFFMTICFACVMDGSVFGDQCSPVSDTTVLSSMSTGCDLMDHVRTQAPQAIFAAALACITWFICLTFFI